The following proteins are co-located in the Castor canadensis chromosome 5, mCasCan1.hap1v2, whole genome shotgun sequence genome:
- the LOC109676259 gene encoding keratin-associated protein 13-1-like, translated as MSYSCCSGSFSSRSLRGCLPLSGSFCGSSYPSNLVYSTNLCSPSPCQLGSSVLSGCHETCGKPTSFLASCVVSSPYQRSYYYPRSSLFCSPRQKTCTGSVGFRSSSCCSLGYGSRSSCSLGSGSSRCYSRGCGSGGFRSLNYGLYGYPYLSYGSRFCHPTYLVSRSCQSSWYRPSCGSGICGFTY; from the coding sequence ATGTCCTACAGCTGCTGCTCTGGAAGCTTCTCCTCCCGCTCCCTGAGGGGCTGCCTGCCCCTCTCAGGCTCCTTCTGTGGCTCTTCCTACCCGAGCAACCTGGTCTACAGCACTAACCTCTGCTCTCCCAGTCCCTGCCAGCTGGGCTCCTCTGTGCTCAGTGGCTGCCATGAGACCTGTGGTAAGCCCACCAGTTTCCTGGCATCGTGTGTGGTGTCGAGTCCCTACCAGAGGTCCTACTACTACCCAAGGAGCTCCCTTTTCTGCAGCCCCCGCCAGAAGACTTGTACTGGATCTGTGGGCTTTAGGTCCAGCAGCTGCTGTTCCCTGGGCTATGGATCTAGAAGTTCCTGTTCTCTGGGTTCTGGATCCAGCAggtgctactcaagaggctgtgGATCCGGTGGCTTTAGATCCTTGAATTATGGACTCTATGGCTACCCTTACCTGAGTTATGGGTCCAGATTCTGCCACCCAACCTACTTGGTTTCTAGGAGCTGCCAGTCTTCCTGGTACAGACCAAGCTGTGGATCTGGCATCTGTGGATTCACTTATTAA
- the LOC109676260 gene encoding keratin-associated protein 13-2-like, translating to MSYSCCSGSFSSRSLRGCLPLSGSFCGSSYPSNLVYSTNLCSPSPCQLGSSVLSGCHETCGKPTSFLASCVVSSPYQRSYYYPRSSLFCSPRQKTCTGSVGFRSSSCRSLGYGSRSSCSLGSGSSRCYSRGCGSGGFRSLNYGLYGYPYLSYGSRFCNSISFPSRSFYSSCYQPFYRSGFC from the coding sequence ATGTCCTACAGCTGCTGCTCTGGAAGCTTCTCCTCCCGCTCCCTGAGGGGCTGCCTGCCCCTCTCAGGCTCCTTCTGTGGCTCTTCCTACCCGAGCAACCTGGTCTACAGCACTAACCTCTGCTCTCCCAGTCCCTGCCAGCTGGGCTCCTCTGTGCTCAGTGGCTGCCATGAGACCTGTGGTAAGCCCACCAGTTTCCTGGCATCGTGTGTGGTGTCGAGTCCCTACCAGAGGTCCTACTACTACCCAAGGAGCTCCCTTTTCTGCAGCCCCCGCCAGAAGACTTGTACTGGATCTGTGGGCTTTAGGTCCAGCAGCTGCCGTTCCCTGGGCTATGGATCTAGAAGTTCCTGTTCTCTGGGTTCTGGATCCAGCAggtgctactcaagaggctgtgGATCCGGTGGCTTTAGATCCTTGAATTATGGACTCTATGGCTACCCTTACCTGAGTTATGGGTCCAGATTCTGTAACTCAATCTCTTTTCCTTCTAGGAGTTTCTATTCATCTTGTTACCAACCTTTCTATAGATCTGGCTTTTGCTGA